A DNA window from Fusobacterium sp. FSA-380-WT-3A contains the following coding sequences:
- a CDS encoding STAS domain-containing protein has translation MNTEFSIVEKREGEIIIYNITGELDALVAPQLKDKISHEIEEGGKNFIINFEEVEHINSLALGILRGKLKSAREIGGDIKLVKLSEHIKSIFEMIGLDELFEIYETEKEALENFNK, from the coding sequence ATGAATACAGAATTTAGTATTGTAGAAAAAAGAGAGGGAGAAATTATTATATATAATATAACTGGAGAATTAGATGCTTTAGTAGCTCCTCAATTAAAAGATAAAATTTCCCATGAAATCGAAGAGGGAGGAAAAAATTTCATCATTAATTTTGAAGAAGTTGAACATATTAATAGTTTAGCATTAGGTATTTTAAGAGGAAAATTAAAATCAGCTAGAGAAATTGGTGGAGATATAAAATTAGTAAAATTAAGTGAACATATAAAATCAATATTTGAAATGATAGGATTAGATGAATTATTTGAAATATATGAAACAGAAAAGGAAGCGTTAGAAAATTTTAATAAATAA
- a CDS encoding AMP-binding protein, with the protein MIFLKESEKVALVYDDKKITYTETTRRAKSFSEKLDIQRDDRVVIFMENRPEILYGLMGIFDKRGISVNLDGSFTGEELVYYLKDCTPKYIICSHKTYEEAKKGVELSGLHIKIIIGEEVPLNYSGSDLKIEIDEKEEKNKIMFILYTSGTTGNPKGVMLTFDNLLVNLEGLMKYKMFNSEDRVLGILPMHHILPLLGSGLLPIVYNSTLIFLKEVSSQALVDALKKYKITIIIGVPKLWEMLHKKIMGKINEKVITRGIFNIAKKINNKSFSKKIFKKVHEGFGGAVRFFVSGGSKLDKQISEDFLTLGFDICEGYGLTETAPMVSFTPINKVVPGSAGEIINDVEVKITDEGEILVKGRNVMKGYYNKPEATAEVIKDGWFYTGDLGHVIGNNLYVTGRKKEMIVLSNGKNINPIEIEQWIGAKTDLIKEIAIIDYEDKLTALIYPDFYKLHDEGITNILETFKLGVIDEYNKQAPSYKKVLDVKIVQEEFPKTKIGKLRRFMLKDLLTEKKVEKKEIKEPNTEEYKEISTYIKSLKNKPISPKDHLELDLGLDSLETVELLTFIESTFGIKIDEKTLVENATVEKLAEYVEKSSKEEVNHANVKWKDLLTAEVNVTSFPKSNLVGKFVKLLLKIFVFTFYIKINKKGLEKTRTDEPVIFAGNHQSFLDGFMLNQTFSNDILDKTCYFAKSKYFEKSYMKFMGENSNIILVDINKNLINSLQLLGKAIKSGYNIVIFPEGTRTRDGKLGKFKKFFAILAQELNIPVVPFVIKGAYDVYPPDSKYPHSGKVSIEFLDKVYPDKNLSHEEFAEKIKEIIAKELKEDK; encoded by the coding sequence GTGATATTTTTAAAAGAAAGTGAAAAAGTTGCACTTGTATATGATGATAAAAAAATAACTTATACAGAAACAACAAGAAGAGCTAAAAGTTTTTCAGAAAAACTAGATATTCAAAGAGATGATAGAGTAGTTATTTTTATGGAAAATAGACCAGAGATTTTATATGGATTGATGGGTATTTTTGATAAAAGAGGAATATCCGTAAATTTAGATGGTAGCTTTACTGGAGAAGAATTAGTTTATTATTTAAAAGATTGTACTCCTAAATATATTATTTGTTCTCATAAAACGTATGAGGAAGCAAAAAAAGGTGTAGAATTATCTGGACTTCATATAAAAATTATTATAGGAGAGGAAGTCCCACTTAACTATAGTGGAAGTGATTTAAAAATAGAAATTGATGAAAAAGAAGAAAAAAATAAGATAATGTTTATTCTTTATACTTCTGGAACTACAGGAAATCCTAAAGGAGTTATGCTTACTTTTGACAATTTGTTAGTTAACTTAGAAGGGTTGATGAAATATAAAATGTTTAATTCAGAAGATAGAGTTTTAGGAATATTGCCAATGCATCACATACTTCCTCTATTAGGTTCTGGATTATTACCAATAGTTTATAATTCAACATTGATATTTTTAAAAGAAGTTTCCTCTCAAGCTCTTGTAGATGCTTTAAAAAAATATAAAATTACTATTATTATTGGAGTTCCAAAATTATGGGAAATGTTACATAAAAAAATAATGGGGAAAATAAATGAAAAAGTAATAACTAGAGGAATATTTAATATTGCTAAAAAAATAAATAATAAATCTTTTAGTAAAAAAATATTTAAAAAAGTCCATGAGGGATTTGGTGGCGCTGTTCGTTTCTTTGTTTCAGGAGGCTCTAAATTAGATAAACAAATATCAGAAGATTTTTTAACTTTAGGATTTGATATTTGTGAAGGATATGGACTTACAGAAACAGCTCCAATGGTAAGTTTTACACCAATCAATAAAGTAGTACCAGGCTCAGCTGGAGAAATAATAAATGATGTTGAAGTAAAAATTACTGATGAGGGAGAAATTTTAGTTAAAGGAAGAAATGTAATGAAAGGTTATTATAATAAACCTGAAGCTACTGCAGAAGTTATAAAAGATGGTTGGTTTTATACTGGAGATTTAGGACATGTTATTGGAAATAATCTTTATGTTACAGGTAGAAAAAAAGAGATGATAGTTTTATCTAATGGAAAAAATATAAATCCTATTGAGATAGAACAATGGATAGGGGCTAAAACTGATTTAATAAAAGAAATTGCCATTATAGATTATGAAGATAAATTAACAGCATTGATATATCCAGATTTTTATAAATTACATGATGAAGGAATAACAAATATTTTAGAAACTTTTAAATTAGGAGTAATTGATGAGTATAATAAACAAGCTCCAAGCTATAAAAAAGTTTTAGATGTAAAAATAGTTCAAGAGGAATTTCCTAAAACAAAAATAGGAAAACTTAGAAGATTTATGCTTAAAGATTTATTAACTGAAAAGAAAGTTGAGAAAAAAGAAATTAAAGAACCTAATACAGAAGAATATAAAGAAATCTCAACATATATAAAATCTTTAAAAAACAAACCTATATCTCCAAAAGACCATTTAGAATTAGATTTAGGATTAGACTCATTGGAAACAGTTGAGTTATTAACATTTATCGAAAGTACTTTTGGAATAAAAATAGATGAAAAAACTTTAGTAGAAAATGCAACTGTAGAGAAATTAGCTGAATATGTTGAAAAGTCATCAAAAGAAGAAGTTAATCATGCTAATGTAAAATGGAAAGATTTATTAACAGCAGAAGTTAATGTTACAAGTTTTCCTAAATCAAATTTAGTTGGAAAATTTGTAAAACTTCTTTTAAAGATATTTGTATTTACTTTCTATATAAAAATAAATAAAAAAGGTTTAGAAAAAACAAGAACAGATGAACCAGTTATATTTGCTGGAAATCATCAAAGTTTCTTAGACGGCTTTATGCTGAATCAAACTTTTTCTAATGATATATTAGACAAAACTTGCTATTTTGCAAAGTCTAAATATTTTGAAAAATCTTATATGAAATTTATGGGAGAAAATTCAAATATAATTTTAGTTGATATTAATAAAAATCTTATTAACTCTTTACAACTTTTAGGTAAAGCAATAAAATCAGGATACAATATTGTTATTTTTCCAGAGGGAACAAGAACAAGAGATGGGAAATTAGGAAAATTTAAAAAATTCTTTGCTATATTAGCTCAAGAATTAAATATTCCAGTAGTTCCATTTGTAATAAAAGGTGCTTATGATGTTTATCCACCAGATTCTAAATATCCTCATTCTGGAAAAGTAAGTATTGAATTTTTGGATAAAGTTTATCCAGATAAAAATCTTTCTCATGAAGAGTTTGCTGAGAAAATAAAAGAAATAATAGCAAAAGAATTAAAAGAAGATAAATAA
- a CDS encoding cyclically-permuted mutarotase family protein, whose product MKKFALVSLISILALTGCTNVKAPNVEKKITWEHAGNLPAQKGFEKNIGVAGVLSGTLENKYVVVGGGANFPFEPVAVGGAKKTYSDIYLLETDGSKLNTVDHINWINEIGYGASVTTKDGIYYVGGSTNPEGDNDILLVTVVEGKLKVEKVGDLPFTLQNGGVVEKDGKLYVFAGKQNGQATNKLWSYDLTTKEVKELAPIPGADGRTQAVGQILNGELYVFGGGTSIAYTDGYKYNFITNEWTKVASVELDGKEISVLGANSVKLNDSEMLVIGGFDKTIWDDANHNLGTLKGKKLEKYKAGYFGADPKDFNWNKDILVYNATKNQWRTLGEIPFDAPCGEGLVIINNKVYSINGEIKPGVRTDRMFTGTILKK is encoded by the coding sequence ATGAAAAAATTTGCTTTAGTTTCACTTATTTCTATTTTAGCTTTAACAGGATGTACAAATGTAAAGGCTCCTAATGTAGAGAAAAAAATAACTTGGGAGCATGCAGGAAATTTACCAGCACAAAAAGGATTTGAAAAGAATATTGGAGTAGCTGGAGTTTTATCAGGAACACTTGAAAATAAATATGTTGTTGTAGGTGGAGGGGCAAACTTTCCATTTGAACCAGTTGCTGTTGGTGGGGCTAAAAAAACATATTCAGATATATACTTATTAGAAACTGATGGAAGTAAATTAAATACAGTTGATCATATTAATTGGATAAATGAAATAGGGTATGGAGCTTCTGTAACAACAAAAGATGGAATATATTATGTAGGAGGGTCAACTAATCCAGAAGGAGATAATGATATTTTATTAGTAACTGTTGTAGAAGGAAAATTAAAAGTTGAGAAAGTAGGAGATTTACCATTTACACTACAAAATGGTGGAGTAGTTGAAAAAGATGGAAAATTATATGTATTTGCTGGAAAACAAAATGGTCAAGCTACAAATAAATTATGGTCATATGATTTAACAACTAAAGAAGTTAAAGAATTAGCACCAATTCCAGGAGCAGATGGAAGAACTCAAGCAGTAGGACAAATATTAAATGGAGAATTATATGTATTTGGTGGAGGAACTTCAATAGCTTATACAGATGGTTACAAATATAATTTTATAACTAATGAATGGACAAAAGTTGCTTCTGTAGAATTAGATGGAAAAGAAATATCAGTATTAGGAGCAAATTCAGTTAAATTAAATGATTCAGAAATGTTAGTTATTGGAGGATTTGATAAAACTATTTGGGATGATGCAAATCATAATTTAGGAACTTTAAAAGGTAAAAAATTAGAAAAATATAAAGCTGGATATTTTGGAGCAGACCCTAAAGATTTTAACTGGAATAAAGACATATTAGTATATAATGCTACTAAAAATCAATGGAGAACATTAGGAGAAATACCATTTGATGCACCATGTGGAGAAGGATTAGTTATAATCAATAATAAGGTTTATTCAATAAATGGAGAAATAAAACCAGGAGTAAGAACAGATAGAATGTTTACTGGAACAATTTTAAAAAAATAA
- a CDS encoding sialic acid TRAP transporter substrate-binding protein SiaP, which yields MKKIVKVLGVGTLLFGVMTNQALAKEYKLKMGLVAGTASNEYKAAEYFANEVEKASNGQVKVALFADGQLGDDRSMLEQTSGGVLDFTFVESARFQIFFPEAEIFSLPYMIKDYEHAKKATFESEFGKQLLEKVNNQLGITVLAQAYNGTRETTSNKPINSLKDMKGMKLRVPNASSNLDYAKYCGAAPTPMAFSEVYLALQTNSVDGQENPLSAIKAQKFYEVQPYLAMTNHIVNDQLYIVSNMTMESLPTNLQNIIKESAIKASNYHTDLFVKEETELKEFFKSQGVTITEPNLDEFREAMKPVYEKYIKKNKDVGKKAVDEISKLGNN from the coding sequence ATGAAAAAAATAGTTAAAGTCTTAGGAGTAGGAACATTATTATTTGGAGTCATGACAAATCAAGCTTTAGCAAAAGAATATAAATTAAAAATGGGATTAGTTGCAGGAACTGCTTCTAATGAATATAAAGCAGCTGAATATTTTGCTAATGAAGTAGAAAAAGCTTCTAATGGACAAGTAAAAGTAGCATTATTTGCTGATGGTCAATTAGGAGATGATAGAAGTATGTTAGAGCAAACATCAGGTGGAGTTTTGGATTTTACATTTGTAGAAAGTGCAAGATTTCAAATATTTTTTCCAGAAGCAGAGATATTTTCTTTACCATATATGATAAAAGATTATGAACATGCAAAAAAAGCTACTTTTGAAAGTGAATTTGGAAAACAATTATTAGAGAAAGTAAATAATCAATTAGGAATAACTGTTTTAGCACAAGCTTACAATGGAACAAGAGAAACAACATCAAATAAGCCAATAAATTCTTTAAAAGATATGAAAGGAATGAAATTAAGAGTTCCAAATGCTAGTTCAAATTTAGATTATGCTAAATATTGTGGAGCAGCTCCTACTCCAATGGCTTTCTCAGAAGTGTATTTAGCTTTACAAACAAATTCAGTAGATGGACAAGAAAATCCTTTATCAGCAATAAAAGCTCAAAAATTCTATGAAGTACAACCATATTTAGCTATGACAAATCATATAGTAAATGACCAATTATATATAGTATCTAATATGACTATGGAATCATTACCAACTAATTTACAAAATATTATAAAAGAGTCTGCTATAAAAGCTTCGAATTATCATACAGATTTATTTGTTAAAGAAGAAACTGAATTAAAAGAATTTTTCAAATCTCAAGGGGTTACAATAACAGAACCTAATTTAGATGAATTCAGAGAAGCAATGAAGCCAGTATATGAAAAATATATTAAGAAAAACAAAGATGTTGGTAAGAAAGCTGTAGATGAAATATCTAAACTTGGAAATAATTAA
- the obgE gene encoding GTPase ObgE produces MFIDEIIITVKAGNGGDGAATFRREKYIQFGGPDGGDGGKGGDVIFLADPNINTLIDFKFKKKFAAENGGNGAKKRCFGKNGEDLIIKVPVGTQVRDFETGKLLLDMNVPNQSRVFLRGGKGGFGNEHFKNSIRKAPKMAEKGREGAEVKVKLELKLLADVALVGYPSVGKSSFINRVSAAKSKVGAYHFTTLEPKLGVIRMAEEKSFVIADIPGLIEGASEGVGLGDKFLRHIERCKMIYHIVDVAGIEGRDPIDDYNKINEELRKFSEKLANKKQIVLANKMDLLWEMDKYEEFKKYVEERGAKVYPISVILGDGIKEVINDTYGLLEKIQREPLEEEEDVLKVIKAQKTDKPPFIITKDEDGIYQVEGAMVDGVLSKYVITYDEESVITFVHMLKNLGMEEALREAGVIDGDTIRIIDVEFEYVE; encoded by the coding sequence ATGTTTATAGATGAAATAATTATTACAGTAAAAGCTGGAAATGGTGGAGATGGTGCTGCTACTTTTAGAAGAGAAAAATATATCCAATTTGGAGGGCCAGATGGAGGAGATGGGGGAAAAGGAGGAGATGTTATATTTCTAGCTGACCCCAATATAAATACTCTTATAGACTTCAAATTTAAAAAGAAATTCGCTGCTGAAAACGGTGGTAATGGAGCTAAAAAAAGATGTTTTGGTAAAAATGGAGAGGATTTAATAATAAAAGTTCCTGTAGGAACTCAAGTAAGAGATTTTGAAACAGGAAAGTTATTATTAGATATGAATGTTCCTAATCAAAGTAGAGTTTTCTTAAGAGGAGGAAAAGGTGGATTTGGAAATGAACATTTTAAAAACTCTATAAGAAAAGCTCCAAAAATGGCTGAAAAAGGAAGAGAAGGAGCAGAGGTAAAAGTAAAATTAGAATTAAAACTTTTAGCTGATGTAGCATTAGTTGGATATCCTTCAGTTGGAAAATCTAGTTTTATCAATAGAGTTTCTGCAGCTAAATCAAAAGTTGGAGCATATCACTTCACTACTTTAGAACCAAAATTAGGTGTTATCAGAATGGCTGAAGAAAAATCTTTTGTTATTGCTGATATTCCTGGATTAATTGAGGGAGCAAGTGAAGGAGTTGGATTAGGAGATAAATTCTTAAGACACATTGAAAGATGTAAAATGATTTATCATATAGTTGATGTGGCTGGAATTGAAGGAAGAGACCCAATAGATGATTATAATAAAATCAATGAAGAATTAAGAAAGTTTAGTGAAAAATTAGCTAATAAAAAACAAATTGTTTTAGCTAATAAAATGGATTTATTATGGGAAATGGATAAATATGAAGAGTTTAAAAAGTATGTAGAAGAAAGAGGAGCTAAAGTTTATCCTATTTCTGTAATTTTAGGAGATGGAATAAAAGAGGTTATAAATGATACATATGGACTTTTAGAAAAAATTCAAAGAGAGCCATTAGAAGAAGAGGAAGATGTATTAAAAGTTATAAAAGCACAAAAAACTGATAAACCGCCATTTATAATTACTAAAGATGAAGATGGAATATATCAAGTAGAAGGGGCAATGGTAGATGGAGTATTATCAAAATATGTAATAACTTATGATGAAGAATCTGTAATAACTTTTGTACATATGTTAAAAAATCTTGGAATGGAAGAAGCTCTTAGAGAAGCTGGTGTTATAGATGGAGACACAATAAGAATTATAGATGTAGAATTTGAATATGTAGAATAG
- the rny gene encoding ribonuclease Y, producing the protein MNYILGVGLGIIGLSIIFALLYKKSVIDKKIEELKNMEDEQLKGQIKAKEIIKNAESEALIVKKDIELKAKEIAYQIKEEAEKEIKASKNEILQKELRITRKEENIDNKLEKIEQKTLELEKQEEVLEEKLQEIENLKLKEEEELEKISGLSKNDAKELLISKLKDSLTHETAMVIKDYEARLEETKEDMAKRIISTAIGKAASEYVVDSTVSVVNLPNDEMKGRIIGREGRNIRTIESLTGVDVIIDDTPEAVVLSSYDGVKREVARRAIDKLISDGRIHPGKIEELVNKARKEIEKDIIDAGEQAILEVGVQGLHPEIVKTLGKLKYRTSYGQNVLVHSIEVAKLCGVLAAELGCNVKLAKRAGLLHDIGKVLDHETESSHAIIGGEFLRKFGEKEDVINAVMAHHNEVEKKTVEAVLVQAADAVSASRPGSRRETLSAYLKRLASLEEIANSFKGVESSYAIQAGREMRIIVNPETISDDEAIIMARDMAKKIEDTMQYPGQIKVTILRETRATEYAR; encoded by the coding sequence ATGAATTATATATTAGGAGTAGGATTAGGAATAATCGGACTTAGTATAATTTTTGCCTTATTATACAAAAAGTCTGTTATAGATAAAAAAATAGAAGAATTAAAAAATATGGAAGATGAACAATTAAAAGGGCAAATCAAAGCTAAAGAAATAATAAAAAATGCTGAATCTGAAGCTTTAATCGTAAAAAAAGATATAGAATTAAAAGCTAAAGAGATAGCTTATCAAATAAAAGAGGAAGCAGAGAAAGAAATAAAAGCTTCTAAAAACGAAATCTTACAAAAAGAATTAAGAATAACAAGAAAAGAAGAAAATATTGATAATAAATTAGAAAAAATAGAACAAAAAACATTAGAGCTTGAAAAACAAGAGGAAGTTTTAGAAGAAAAATTACAAGAAATAGAAAATTTAAAATTAAAAGAAGAAGAAGAGCTTGAAAAAATATCAGGACTTTCTAAAAATGATGCTAAAGAACTTCTTATTTCTAAATTAAAAGATAGTTTAACTCATGAAACAGCAATGGTTATAAAAGATTATGAAGCTAGATTAGAAGAAACAAAAGAAGATATGGCTAAGAGAATAATTTCAACAGCTATAGGAAAAGCTGCTTCTGAATATGTTGTAGATTCAACAGTATCAGTTGTAAATCTTCCAAACGATGAAATGAAAGGAAGAATTATTGGAAGAGAAGGAAGAAATATAAGAACTATAGAATCTTTAACAGGGGTAGATGTAATTATAGATGATACTCCAGAAGCGGTAGTTCTTTCAAGTTATGATGGAGTAAAGAGAGAAGTAGCAAGAAGAGCTATTGATAAATTAATTTCTGATGGAAGAATACATCCAGGAAAAATAGAAGAATTAGTTAATAAAGCTAGAAAAGAAATTGAAAAAGATATTATAGATGCTGGAGAACAAGCTATATTAGAAGTTGGAGTACAAGGACTTCATCCAGAAATTGTAAAAACTTTAGGAAAATTAAAGTATAGAACAAGTTATGGACAAAATGTATTAGTGCATTCAATAGAAGTGGCAAAACTTTGTGGAGTTTTGGCTGCAGAGTTAGGATGTAATGTGAAATTAGCTAAGAGAGCAGGACTTTTACATGATATTGGAAAAGTTTTAGACCATGAAACAGAATCTTCACATGCAATTATTGGTGGAGAATTTTTAAGAAAATTTGGAGAAAAAGAAGATGTTATAAATGCTGTAATGGCACATCATAACGAAGTTGAAAAGAAAACAGTTGAGGCTGTATTAGTTCAAGCAGCAGATGCTGTATCAGCTTCTAGACCTGGTTCAAGAAGAGAAACTTTATCAGCTTATTTAAAAAGATTGGCTTCTTTAGAAGAGATAGCAAATTCATTTAAAGGAGTTGAATCATCTTATGCAATTCAGGCTGGAAGAGAAATGAGGATAATAGTTAATCCCGAAACAATTTCAGATGATGAAGCTATAATCATGGCAAGAGATATGGCTAAGAAAATAGAAGATACAATGCAATATCCTGGTCAAATAAAAGTTACTATTCTAAGAGAAACAAGAGCTACAGAATATGCAAGATAA
- a CDS encoding LacI family DNA-binding transcriptional regulator, with product MITQKEIAEKLGISRTTVARAINGSPSIKKETKEKIMALVKEYNYEKNYIGSSLAIKNKKIIYALVVKSKNEYYTTEIDRGLQEARDEFKAYNIKFKIIQTDINNEEVQLSKLEEILKEKIDGLIITPLAKEKIYKILKPYLPDLKVVSIGIRLNKNIPHVGPNHKKMGRIAGEIMKNILRSDEKILIVDNGNDKISSKNYLDGFLSKIKETNLTIIGPIQGGGIENTVLLLKKYAQDDELKGIYINRYAQDSLEKVPKELLRNKKIVTNGMENKIVKLLKNKVVTATIMEEVFLEGYTAGKKIIELLIKNKMVDNNWEVLKPRIIFLESLID from the coding sequence ATGATTACTCAAAAAGAAATAGCAGAAAAATTAGGAATTAGTAGAACAACTGTTGCAAGAGCCATTAATGGAAGCCCTTCAATAAAAAAAGAGACAAAAGAAAAAATAATGGCACTAGTGAAGGAATATAATTATGAAAAAAATTATATTGGGAGTTCACTAGCTATAAAAAATAAAAAGATTATTTATGCTCTTGTTGTAAAATCTAAAAATGAGTATTATACAACAGAAATAGATAGAGGGCTTCAGGAAGCAAGAGATGAATTTAAGGCTTATAATATAAAATTTAAAATTATTCAAACAGATATAAATAATGAAGAAGTGCAGTTATCTAAATTAGAAGAAATTTTAAAAGAAAAAATAGATGGACTAATAATAACACCTTTAGCAAAAGAAAAAATATATAAAATATTAAAACCCTATCTTCCAGATTTAAAAGTAGTATCTATAGGAATAAGATTAAATAAAAATATTCCACATGTAGGTCCTAATCATAAAAAAATGGGAAGAATAGCAGGGGAGATAATGAAAAATATTTTACGTTCTGATGAAAAAATTTTAATTGTAGATAATGGTAATGATAAAATTTCATCTAAAAATTATTTAGATGGATTTTTAAGCAAAATAAAAGAAACAAATTTAACAATTATAGGTCCTATTCAAGGTGGAGGAATAGAAAATACAGTTTTGTTATTAAAAAAATATGCTCAAGATGATGAATTAAAAGGTATATATATAAATAGATATGCACAAGATTCTTTAGAAAAAGTTCCAAAAGAATTATTGAGAAATAAAAAAATAGTTACTAATGGAATGGAAAATAAAATAGTAAAACTTCTTAAAAATAAGGTTGTTACAGCAACTATTATGGAAGAAGTTTTTTTAGAAGGATATACTGCAGGAAAAAAAATTATAGAGTTGTTAATAAAAAATAAAATGGTTGATAATAATTGGGAAGTATTGAAACCAAGAATAATTTTTTTAGAAAGTTTAATAGATTAA
- a CDS encoding ATP-binding protein, whose amino-acid sequence MEENSNSKKNEIRISISSTLENLSVIRALIRTYLNSYKIDERTIMEILTITDELATNVVEHGYQYKPGELIICIEKDKDLIKLVVEDNGVGFDDSKMSKEEGGMGLMIAKKMSDNFKIEKKINGTKFKVEKRLKEEK is encoded by the coding sequence ATGGAAGAGAATAGTAATTCAAAAAAAAATGAAATAAGAATTTCAATCTCATCAACTTTAGAGAATTTATCTGTTATAAGAGCACTTATAAGGACATATCTAAATAGTTATAAAATTGATGAGAGAACTATTATGGAAATATTAACTATAACTGATGAATTAGCTACTAATGTGGTAGAGCATGGATATCAATATAAACCTGGAGAGCTTATAATTTGTATAGAAAAAGATAAAGATCTAATTAAATTAGTTGTTGAAGATAATGGTGTAGGCTTTGATGATTCAAAAATGAGTAAAGAAGAAGGCGGAATGGGTTTAATGATAGCCAAAAAAATGTCAGATAATTTTAAAATTGAAAAAAAGATAAATGGAACTAAATTTAAAGTAGAAAAAAGATTAAAGGAGGAAAAATAA
- the miaA gene encoding tRNA (adenosine(37)-N6)-dimethylallyltransferase MiaA: MKGIVIAGPTGVGKTDLSLKLAKELDCYIISSDSAQVYKDMNIGTAKILEEEMNGIKHFMLDVVEPISKYSVGDYQKEVDKILEETEKENKNIILTGGTGLYIGAITEGLSDLPSGDDNLRKKLSELSVDELYKKLKELDYESIENIHINNRKRLERALEVCLLTGEKFSKVSKKNIKNNNYSFLKVCLTRDRENLYNRINKRVDIMIEKGLVEEVKNICEKYGKDIIKKINIIGYSEIIDYFNGEISLEEAISNIKRNSRRYAKRQLTWFRNQDDYIWFNLDEQSEESILIQIKNLFYRLQTNN; this comes from the coding sequence ATGAAAGGAATAGTTATAGCTGGACCTACAGGTGTTGGAAAAACAGATTTATCTTTAAAGTTAGCAAAAGAATTAGATTGTTATATTATTTCTTCTGATTCAGCACAAGTTTATAAAGATATGAATATAGGAACTGCAAAGATTTTAGAAGAAGAAATGAATGGGATAAAACATTTTATGTTAGATGTTGTAGAACCTATTTCAAAATATAGTGTTGGAGATTATCAAAAAGAAGTAGATAAGATATTGGAAGAAACAGAAAAAGAAAATAAAAATATTATTCTGACAGGTGGAACAGGTCTTTACATAGGAGCTATAACAGAAGGACTTTCTGATTTACCTTCAGGGGATGATAATTTAAGAAAAAAATTATCAGAATTATCAGTAGATGAATTATATAAAAAATTGAAAGAATTAGATTATGAAAGTATTGAAAATATTCATATAAACAATAGAAAAAGATTAGAAAGAGCCTTGGAAGTTTGTCTTTTAACAGGAGAAAAATTTTCAAAAGTGTCTAAAAAAAATATAAAGAATAATAATTATTCATTTTTAAAAGTATGTCTAACTAGAGATAGGGAAAATTTATACAATAGAATAAACAAAAGAGTAGATATAATGATTGAAAAGGGTCTTGTTGAAGAAGTTAAAAATATTTGTGAAAAATATGGAAAAGATATAATAAAAAAAATAAATATAATAGGATATAGTGAAATTATAGATTATTTTAATGGAGAAATATCTTTAGAAGAAGCTATTTCAAATATAAAAAGAAATTCAAGAAGATATGCAAAAAGACAACTTACTTGGTTTAGAAATCAAGATGACTATATTTGGTTTAATCTAGATGAACAATCAGAAGAAAGTATATTAATTCAGATAAAAAACTTATTTTACAGATTACAAACTAACAATTAA